Proteins co-encoded in one Streptomyces sp. SLBN-31 genomic window:
- a CDS encoding PLP-dependent aminotransferase family protein, with product MTPSGTNPDESGHQRPAGDAGTGHSASPAWELLLPAVSAPARTRGRSLQAALREAVRSGRLPPGTRLPSSRDLAADLGVSRGLVTEAYEQLTAEGYLRSGRGAGTWVGGAVRAAPPRARDLAPRSPGTEADFVAGTPDLSLFPRAAWATAQRHVLARLPHDDLGYPDPRGLPRLRTALAELLTRRRGVVADPERIVVVSGVAQATALLGFVLHARGVREVGVEDPGSPQHDALYASAGVTTVPVPLDGEGLRVDALRESGLRAVVATPSHQFPTGIAYSARRRAELLDWARSVDGLVLEDDYDGDFRYDRAPVGALQGLDPEHVAYAGSVSKSLAPGLRLGWLLVPRSLAEEVVERKRTLDLGHPALDQALFARFVERGDYDRQLRRCQRAYRERRDTLVAALAEDFPGSELTGIAAGLHVIAALPARYGPEERFLARVRAAGVAVRPLSAYTHARAEPDDGDGGVRLVLGYAHLPPGRIRAGVRLMAAAV from the coding sequence ATGACGCCATCGGGGACCAATCCGGACGAGTCCGGTCACCAGAGGCCGGCCGGAGACGCGGGCACGGGCCACAGCGCCTCCCCCGCCTGGGAGCTGCTGCTGCCCGCCGTCTCCGCTCCGGCACGCACGCGTGGCCGTTCACTGCAGGCCGCGCTCCGGGAGGCGGTGCGCTCGGGGCGGCTGCCACCGGGTACGAGGCTGCCGTCGAGCCGGGATCTCGCCGCCGACCTCGGCGTGTCGCGCGGGCTGGTCACCGAGGCGTACGAGCAGCTGACGGCCGAGGGGTACCTGCGCAGCGGGCGGGGCGCCGGCACCTGGGTGGGCGGCGCCGTGCGGGCGGCACCGCCACGCGCGCGTGACCTCGCGCCGCGCTCCCCCGGCACCGAGGCCGACTTCGTGGCCGGCACGCCGGACCTGTCGCTGTTCCCGCGCGCCGCCTGGGCGACCGCGCAGCGCCATGTGCTGGCACGGCTGCCGCACGACGACCTCGGCTATCCCGACCCGCGCGGACTGCCCCGGTTGCGCACGGCGCTGGCCGAGCTGCTGACGCGGCGCCGGGGCGTGGTGGCCGACCCGGAACGCATCGTGGTGGTCTCCGGGGTGGCACAGGCGACGGCGCTGCTCGGATTCGTCCTGCACGCGCGCGGGGTGCGCGAGGTCGGCGTCGAGGACCCCGGCAGCCCCCAGCACGACGCGCTGTACGCCTCGGCGGGGGTCACCACCGTGCCGGTGCCGCTGGACGGGGAGGGGCTGCGCGTCGACGCGCTGCGGGAGTCGGGGCTGCGGGCCGTGGTGGCCACGCCGTCCCACCAGTTCCCCACCGGCATCGCCTACTCGGCGCGCCGCCGAGCCGAACTCCTCGACTGGGCGCGGTCCGTGGACGGGCTGGTCCTGGAGGACGACTACGACGGCGACTTCCGCTACGACCGCGCCCCCGTGGGCGCCCTCCAGGGGCTCGACCCGGAGCACGTGGCCTACGCGGGCTCGGTCAGCAAGTCCCTCGCCCCGGGCCTGCGGCTCGGCTGGCTCCTCGTGCCGCGATCACTGGCCGAGGAGGTCGTCGAACGCAAACGCACGCTGGATCTCGGCCATCCCGCCCTCGACCAGGCGCTGTTCGCCCGCTTCGTGGAACGCGGCGACTACGACCGCCAGCTGCGCCGCTGCCAGCGTGCCTACCGGGAGCGGCGCGACACTCTCGTCGCCGCGTTGGCGGAGGACTTTCCGGGGTCGGAGCTGACCGGCATCGCCGCGGGACTGCACGTCATCGCCGCCCTTCCCGCTCGGTACGGCCCCGAGGAGCGCTTCCTCGCGCGCGTGCGGGCCGCGGGGGTGGCCGTACGCCCGCTGAGCGCGTACACGCACGCGCGTGCCGAACCGGACGACGGCGACGGCGGCGTGCGCCTGGTCCTCGGTTACGCGCATCTGCCGCCCGGACGAATCCGGGCCGGTGTGCGTCTCATGGCGGCTGCCGTGTGA
- a CDS encoding alkaline phosphatase — MSHRPFPGRRSVLRGSLAASAALALPTAAAAAPAFALSGRPRADWGVQAGDVTRDSGLVWVRSDRPARMVVETSATESFRHPRRWHGPLLGADSDFTGTTRLRGLPAGEQIHYRVLLSDPDDPRRTGEPVTGTFRTAPVKRRQGVRFVWSGDLAGQGWGINESIGGYRIFDAMAKVDPDFFLCSGDNIYADGVIPSTQALPDGGVYRNLTTEEKSHVAVTLDDFRGNFRYNLLDQALRRFNAQVPSIVQWDDHEVRNNWYPGEVIGTGTAYPAGTRLDDLAVRSRRAFSEYFPVSTLSGRPDGRIHRVVNHGPLLDVFVLDMRTYRNANSPDDQTTDPQGILGAEQLRWLKRELSLSRAVWKVIAADMPLGLVVPDAVEGRANFEAVAQGDPGAPLGRELQIAELLRYVKHQRITGTVWLTADVHHTSAQHYDPSRAAFKDFEPFWEFVSGPLNAGAFPASALDGTFGPDRVFVKAPTASNVSPAEGYQFFGEVDIDGDSGELTVRLREYDGTVLFTKTLRPGLVGQ, encoded by the coding sequence ATGTCACACCGTCCGTTCCCCGGCCGCCGCAGCGTGCTGCGCGGCTCCCTCGCCGCGTCCGCGGCCCTGGCCCTGCCCACCGCCGCGGCCGCGGCACCGGCGTTCGCGCTCTCCGGTCGTCCCCGGGCGGACTGGGGTGTGCAGGCGGGTGACGTGACACGGGACTCCGGTCTGGTGTGGGTGCGGTCGGACCGCCCCGCCCGGATGGTCGTCGAGACGTCGGCGACCGAGTCGTTCCGCCACCCGCGCAGATGGCACGGCCCGCTGCTCGGCGCGGACTCCGACTTCACCGGCACGACCCGGCTGCGCGGGCTCCCCGCGGGCGAGCAGATCCACTACCGCGTGCTGCTTTCCGACCCGGACGACCCGCGCCGCACCGGCGAGCCGGTCACCGGCACGTTCCGCACCGCGCCCGTGAAGCGGCGCCAGGGTGTGCGGTTCGTGTGGTCCGGGGACCTGGCCGGCCAGGGCTGGGGCATCAACGAGTCGATCGGCGGCTACCGCATCTTCGACGCCATGGCGAAGGTCGACCCGGACTTCTTCCTGTGCAGCGGCGACAACATCTACGCCGACGGCGTCATCCCGTCGACGCAGGCACTGCCCGACGGCGGCGTGTACCGCAACCTCACCACCGAGGAGAAGTCGCACGTCGCGGTCACGCTGGACGACTTCCGCGGCAACTTCCGCTACAACCTGCTGGATCAGGCGCTGCGCCGCTTCAACGCCCAGGTGCCGAGCATCGTCCAGTGGGACGACCACGAGGTCCGCAACAACTGGTACCCGGGCGAGGTCATCGGCACCGGCACCGCCTACCCGGCCGGCACCAGGCTCGACGACCTCGCCGTTCGCTCGCGCCGGGCCTTCTCCGAGTACTTCCCCGTCTCCACGCTCAGCGGCCGCCCGGACGGCCGGATCCACCGCGTGGTCAACCACGGCCCGTTGCTGGACGTGTTCGTCCTCGACATGCGGACCTACCGCAACGCCAACTCGCCCGATGACCAGACCACCGACCCGCAGGGCATCCTCGGCGCCGAACAACTGCGGTGGCTCAAGCGCGAGCTGTCCCTGTCGCGTGCCGTGTGGAAGGTGATCGCCGCGGACATGCCGCTCGGCCTGGTCGTGCCGGACGCGGTGGAGGGCAGGGCGAACTTCGAGGCCGTCGCGCAGGGCGACCCGGGCGCGCCGCTCGGCCGCGAGCTGCAGATCGCCGAACTGCTCCGCTACGTCAAGCACCAGCGGATCACCGGCACGGTGTGGCTGACCGCCGACGTCCACCACACCTCCGCCCAGCACTACGACCCCTCGCGGGCCGCGTTCAAGGACTTCGAGCCGTTCTGGGAGTTCGTCTCCGGCCCCCTGAACGCCGGCGCCTTCCCGGCCAGCGCACTCGACGGCACCTTCGGCCCGGACCGGGTGTTCGTGAAGGCCCCGACCGCCTCGAACGTCTCGCCGGCCGAGGGCTACCAGTTCTTCGGCGAGGTCGACATCGATGGCGACAGCGGTGAGCTGACGGTGCGGCTGCGCGAGTACGACGGCACCGTGCTGTTCACCAAGACCCTGCGGCCGGGGCTGGTCGGCCAGTAA
- a CDS encoding SWIM zinc finger family protein, whose protein sequence is MTRSLQAVAYRRPSVLESSAGGRRLGLETSRGATPTGAEDHPRFFAGFLTSPQAASAGLLAVADVAAARYYQRQLPAALDPVVTGNGDRLRFESFSGCGGVYARLDVLAAGLDGDEVGHGTTNVDVNNPLREALSRIGSDDPLHLRVGPEELAVTTLDGPVVEKKVPLPDRWLRGFAEAQVVAAGFDLRAELSAAEAVRFLRALPRGGGRGVATGPRWVVPAGRGLRPTTRAVPGAVCLPGPERLVALQRVLRHATALRVYGPAATGSASTACAWEAVLPGMRLTLTLSPDASRGFSGEGGVLDALATDEAAEDAELVSVLLAWEPRIDISDLAASCGLTAERVRAALVRLGTSGRVGYDTAEAAYFHRELPYDAERVERHNPRLRSARALVAAGAVALEGALGTVTAEDGHVHRVRDEAGVLSCSCQWWARYRGGRGPCKHALAVRMVRRGAAARQETVRVDGGAR, encoded by the coding sequence ATGACGCGATCTTTGCAGGCCGTGGCCTATCGCCGACCCTCCGTGCTGGAGTCCTCGGCGGGTGGGCGACGCCTGGGACTCGAGACCTCACGGGGTGCTACGCCCACCGGCGCCGAGGACCATCCGCGCTTCTTCGCGGGCTTTCTGACGTCGCCCCAGGCGGCCTCGGCCGGGCTGCTGGCGGTGGCGGACGTGGCGGCCGCCCGGTACTACCAGCGGCAGCTGCCGGCCGCGCTGGACCCGGTGGTGACGGGCAACGGCGACCGGCTGCGCTTCGAGTCCTTCTCGGGCTGCGGCGGGGTCTACGCCCGCCTCGACGTGCTGGCCGCGGGCCTCGACGGCGACGAGGTCGGGCACGGCACGACGAACGTCGACGTCAACAACCCGCTGCGCGAGGCCCTTTCCCGCATCGGCTCCGACGACCCGCTCCATCTGCGGGTCGGCCCCGAGGAACTGGCCGTGACCACGCTGGACGGGCCGGTCGTGGAGAAGAAGGTGCCGCTGCCCGACCGCTGGCTGCGGGGTTTCGCCGAGGCCCAGGTCGTCGCGGCCGGCTTCGACCTGCGGGCCGAGCTCTCCGCCGCCGAGGCTGTCCGGTTCCTGCGCGCCCTGCCCCGCGGGGGTGGGCGGGGCGTTGCGACCGGGCCGCGGTGGGTGGTGCCGGCCGGCCGCGGACTGCGGCCGACCACCCGGGCGGTGCCGGGGGCGGTGTGCCTGCCCGGCCCGGAGCGGCTGGTCGCGCTGCAGCGCGTGCTGCGGCACGCGACGGCCCTGCGGGTCTACGGCCCCGCGGCCACCGGCAGCGCCTCCACGGCGTGTGCCTGGGAGGCCGTGCTGCCGGGGATGCGGCTCACGCTCACCCTGTCGCCCGACGCCTCGCGGGGCTTCTCGGGCGAGGGCGGCGTGCTGGACGCGCTGGCCACGGACGAGGCCGCCGAGGACGCGGAGCTGGTCTCCGTGCTGCTCGCCTGGGAGCCCCGCATCGACATCTCCGACCTCGCCGCCTCCTGCGGCCTGACGGCCGAGCGGGTGCGGGCGGCCCTGGTGCGCCTGGGCACCTCGGGCCGCGTCGGGTACGACACCGCGGAGGCGGCCTACTTCCACCGTGAGCTGCCCTACGACGCCGAGCGCGTGGAGCGCCACAACCCCCGGCTGCGCTCGGCCCGGGCGCTGGTGGCCGCGGGCGCCGTCGCCCTGGAGGGAGCCCTGGGGACGGTTACGGCCGAGGACGGCCATGTGCACCGGGTGCGCGACGAGGCGGGGGTGCTCAGCTGCAGCTGTCAGTGGTGGGCGAGGTACCGGGGCGGGCGCGGGCCGTGCAAGCACGCGCTGGCGGTGCGGATGGTGCGGCGGGGTGCGGCGGCACGGCAGGAAACGGTTCGAGTCGACGGGGGTGCGCGATGA
- a CDS encoding DUF6493 family protein, giving the protein MSALMEAVRAGRTAEVLDLLDELTDTERRAAFPELKALRKELRAAPWDAASRRAYPPLYAAGVACQTGAAAVAAWIAAADMRWSGTSAALLLRLLGDRSPQWLADLTHRLAERPAASGVPYELMSGLVRLSGCPVPTTDAYVRGWMGHVGWAWQRGGTLLDRMRQDPHLRELVAALFETNDIGGLLEWPRGDGPDSWTGALSGLAAEGLVEREVMVDACVARLLRGGTTTEQRFFLRLLKGMDLAKDEERQRRADWLALACDAVSPVAAHAQTVLSTLALAGELSSSRLAEMSSAVLFRTEKKLVRAQLVLLGKILARDAGAAEELLPVVARAFGHEDSDVQERALKLVERHLKKADSGQTRAEIATEAENLIPGLRVRAVGLLGTAAASADPVPYEEVLPPVPLPTRLEPAPASAAEVAEEVGAAMETEPGVAGFERALDGLVRHAHHDREALVEALGPVLARRWWYDAESGLRYQSRFSRSDFSVSDAEDGLDLLLATLLGKVELGTLHKVVQHGSTARECGHGALGRAFAARLWEVAYRLRTDPLPFLLSTPTWSTGLLEPEELVERLAEYRRLGARVSAADFAQALLRVRRSDRPTAGRAAERAAALGTREGARLADWLGAPEDARPATRRRISGSRILLECGELPELQLDFPEEYRHLGRPAGVFPDRWYCHHWNDDARPHWLAVLPERRELVAVRLLRDLSALAVDDDRGAAVLPQLAESGGEAGEAVHLGLAYGLGARHAEDRLAAVDALLTLAARGQLDPARLGADLGQLVRRGAVKPLRLAESARTAAATGADATVWEMLRHTLPLLLAELATGGVGASARGLGELLAVAAESAERCGARGEIPHLAQTAERRGSSRIVAQARRLYSALTWEMAA; this is encoded by the coding sequence ATGAGCGCGTTGATGGAAGCGGTACGGGCCGGCCGGACGGCCGAGGTGCTCGACCTGCTCGATGAGCTGACGGATACCGAACGGCGCGCGGCCTTCCCGGAGTTGAAGGCCCTGCGCAAGGAGCTCAGGGCTGCCCCCTGGGACGCGGCGTCCCGTCGCGCGTATCCGCCGCTGTATGCGGCCGGGGTGGCCTGTCAGACGGGCGCGGCAGCCGTCGCCGCGTGGATCGCCGCCGCCGACATGCGCTGGTCGGGGACGTCCGCGGCCCTGCTGCTGCGGCTGCTCGGCGACCGTTCCCCACAGTGGCTGGCCGATCTGACGCACCGGCTCGCCGAGCGCCCGGCCGCCTCCGGGGTGCCGTACGAGCTGATGTCGGGGCTGGTACGGCTGTCGGGCTGCCCGGTGCCGACCACGGACGCGTATGTGCGGGGCTGGATGGGGCACGTGGGCTGGGCCTGGCAGCGCGGGGGCACACTGCTCGACCGCATGCGCCAGGACCCCCACCTCCGAGAACTGGTGGCTGCGCTCTTCGAGACGAACGACATCGGCGGCCTGCTCGAATGGCCGCGGGGCGACGGGCCGGACAGCTGGACGGGGGCGCTGTCGGGGCTGGCCGCCGAGGGGCTCGTGGAGCGCGAGGTCATGGTCGACGCGTGCGTGGCCCGTCTGCTGAGGGGTGGTACCACCACCGAACAGCGCTTCTTCCTGCGGTTGTTGAAGGGCATGGACCTCGCCAAGGACGAGGAACGGCAGCGGAGGGCCGACTGGCTGGCGCTGGCCTGCGACGCGGTCTCCCCGGTGGCCGCGCACGCCCAGACCGTGCTGTCCACCCTGGCCCTCGCGGGCGAACTGAGCAGTTCCCGGCTGGCGGAGATGTCGTCCGCGGTGCTCTTCCGCACCGAGAAGAAGCTGGTGCGCGCCCAGCTCGTGCTGCTCGGAAAGATCCTCGCCCGGGACGCCGGCGCGGCCGAGGAGCTGCTGCCCGTGGTCGCCCGGGCCTTCGGCCACGAGGACTCGGACGTGCAGGAGCGGGCGCTGAAGCTGGTGGAGCGGCATCTGAAGAAGGCCGACAGCGGCCAGACGCGCGCGGAAATCGCGACGGAGGCCGAGAACCTGATCCCGGGTCTGCGCGTCCGCGCGGTCGGGCTCCTGGGCACCGCGGCCGCGTCGGCGGACCCCGTGCCGTACGAGGAGGTGCTTCCGCCCGTCCCGCTGCCCACGCGCCTCGAACCCGCTCCGGCGTCCGCGGCCGAGGTGGCCGAGGAGGTGGGGGCGGCCATGGAGACCGAGCCCGGTGTGGCCGGGTTCGAGCGGGCACTGGACGGTCTGGTGCGCCACGCCCACCACGACCGGGAGGCCCTGGTGGAGGCGCTCGGGCCGGTGCTCGCCCGCCGCTGGTGGTACGACGCGGAGAGTGGTCTGCGGTACCAGAGCCGGTTCAGCAGGAGCGACTTCTCCGTCTCGGACGCGGAGGACGGCCTCGACCTCCTCCTGGCAACCCTTCTCGGAAAGGTGGAACTCGGGACACTGCACAAGGTCGTCCAGCACGGTTCCACGGCCCGCGAGTGCGGACACGGCGCCCTGGGGCGGGCCTTCGCGGCCAGGCTTTGGGAGGTGGCGTACCGGCTGCGGACGGACCCGCTGCCCTTCCTGCTGTCGACCCCGACCTGGAGCACGGGCCTCCTGGAGCCGGAGGAGCTGGTGGAGCGGCTGGCCGAGTACCGGCGGCTGGGCGCGCGGGTGTCGGCGGCGGACTTCGCGCAGGCGCTGCTGCGGGTGCGGCGCTCGGACCGGCCGACGGCCGGGCGGGCCGCCGAGCGCGCCGCGGCTCTGGGCACGAGGGAGGGCGCACGGCTCGCCGACTGGCTGGGCGCACCGGAGGACGCGCGGCCGGCGACCCGGCGCCGGATCTCGGGCAGCCGCATCCTGCTGGAGTGCGGTGAACTGCCGGAGCTGCAGTTGGACTTCCCGGAGGAGTACCGCCACCTGGGCCGGCCGGCGGGGGTCTTCCCCGACCGTTGGTACTGCCACCACTGGAACGACGACGCACGTCCGCACTGGCTGGCCGTGCTGCCCGAGCGGCGCGAGCTCGTCGCCGTACGCCTGCTGCGGGACCTGTCGGCCCTGGCCGTGGACGACGACCGGGGTGCCGCCGTCCTGCCGCAGCTCGCCGAGTCCGGTGGCGAGGCCGGCGAGGCCGTGCACCTGGGCCTGGCCTACGGGCTCGGCGCCCGGCACGCGGAGGACCGGCTCGCCGCCGTGGACGCGCTGTTGACGCTGGCGGCCCGCGGCCAGCTCGACCCGGCCCGGCTCGGCGCGGATCTCGGGCAGCTCGTGCGGCGCGGCGCGGTCAAGCCGCTGCGGCTCGCGGAGTCGGCCCGGACCGCGGCGGCCACGGGCGCCGACGCCACCGTCTGGGAGATGCTCCGCCACACGCTGCCCCTTCTGCTCGCCGAGTTGGCGACGGGCGGCGTGGGAGCGTCGGCCCGGGGGCTGGGGGAACTGCTCGCCGTGGCCGCGGAGTCCGCCGAGCGGTGCGGGGCCCGGGGTGAGATACCGCACCTCGCGCAGACCGCGGAGCGGCGCGGCTCGTCCCGGATCGTGGCGCAGGCGCGGCGGTTGTACAGCGCGCTGACATGGGAGATGGCCGCATGA
- a CDS encoding GNAT family N-acetyltransferase — MSDVTTEEQGRGGHRRRGGAAGLASVFQTWWSRRHGHAPPAGDTGARPLPTERQAGPDESVLWRMRTTVKDEPGSLAALCMALAGQRVDILSLQTHPLAEGTVDEFLLRAPGGLMASELTQVVARAGGADTWMERADAHDLVDAPTRVLGLAARTALDAAELPLALRQLLGRCTIRQLPATPVGGGRGPEAVPLDGVLEDTVMRLRAPEGGVITVERPYLPFTPTEFARARALVELDARLGPRVPRGRDVLTLPEGNEITVRRAGPGDLEAAREMHERCSSRTLSMRYHGPVGDADRYLNHLLSPRFGRTLAVQTASGRVVGLGHLLWDGDETEVALLVEDKWQRRGIGAELLERLVAMAAEAGCESVYAVTQASNTGMVAAMRGLGLPLDYQIEEGTLVITARLGVDAGLVRVTNAEAP; from the coding sequence ATGTCTGACGTGACAACAGAGGAACAGGGCCGTGGCGGGCACCGTCGACGGGGCGGCGCGGCCGGCCTCGCCTCGGTGTTCCAGACGTGGTGGTCACGCCGCCACGGGCACGCGCCGCCGGCGGGCGATACCGGCGCCCGGCCGCTGCCGACCGAGCGGCAGGCCGGGCCGGACGAGAGCGTGTTGTGGCGGATGCGGACGACCGTGAAGGACGAGCCGGGGTCGCTGGCGGCCCTGTGCATGGCGCTCGCCGGGCAACGCGTCGACATCCTGAGCCTGCAGACGCATCCGCTGGCCGAGGGGACCGTCGACGAGTTCCTGCTGCGGGCTCCCGGCGGTCTCATGGCCTCCGAGCTCACTCAGGTGGTCGCGAGGGCCGGAGGCGCCGACACCTGGATGGAGCGGGCCGACGCCCATGACCTGGTGGACGCGCCGACCCGGGTGCTCGGTCTGGCGGCCCGTACCGCCCTGGACGCGGCGGAACTGCCGCTGGCGCTGCGGCAGTTGCTGGGCCGGTGCACCATCCGGCAGCTTCCGGCCACGCCGGTCGGGGGTGGCCGCGGCCCGGAAGCCGTGCCGTTGGACGGGGTGCTGGAGGACACGGTGATGCGGCTGCGGGCACCGGAAGGCGGCGTGATCACCGTGGAGCGGCCGTATCTGCCGTTCACCCCGACCGAGTTCGCCCGGGCGCGGGCGCTGGTGGAGCTGGACGCGCGGCTCGGGCCGCGGGTGCCGCGCGGCCGGGACGTACTGACGCTGCCCGAGGGCAACGAGATCACGGTGCGCCGGGCCGGCCCGGGTGACCTGGAGGCGGCGCGGGAGATGCACGAACGGTGCTCCTCGCGGACGCTCTCCATGCGCTACCACGGGCCGGTAGGGGACGCGGACCGCTATCTGAACCACCTGCTCAGCCCGCGTTTCGGCCGGACGCTCGCCGTGCAGACCGCGTCGGGCCGCGTCGTCGGCCTCGGGCATCTGCTGTGGGACGGGGACGAGACCGAGGTCGCGCTGCTCGTCGAGGACAAGTGGCAGCGGCGGGGCATCGGCGCGGAGCTCCTGGAGCGGCTGGTGGCGATGGCCGCCGAGGCCGGCTGTGAGAGTGTGTACGCCGTGACGCAGGCCTCCAACACCGGGATGGTCGCGGCCATGCGGGGCCTGGGGCTCCCCCTCGACTACCAGATCGAGGAGGGCACCCTGGTCATCACGGCTCGTCTGGGGGTGGACGCCGGGCTGGTGAGGGTCACCAACGCGGAAGCGCCGTAG
- a CDS encoding PLP-dependent aspartate aminotransferase family protein: MESTRALATEAVHAGRDDLARQGLHAPPIDLSTTYPSYDSRGEAARIDAFATTGAEPDGPPVYGRLGNPTVARFETALARLEGTESAVAFASGMAALSAVLLVRASLGLRHVVAVRPLYGCSDHLLTAGLLGSEVTWTDPAGIADALRPDTGLVMVESPANPTLAEVDLRAVAHACGSVPLLADNTFATPVLQRPAGLGARLVLHSATKYLGGHGDVMAGVIACDEEFAGRLRQVRFATGGVLHPLAGYLLLRGLSTLPVRVRAASANAAELVRRLSADPRVTRVHYPRIGGAMIAFETAGDPHEVIAAVRLITPAVSLGSVDSLIQHPASISHRIVDADDRRGAGVGDRLLRMSVGLEDVDDLWADLDHALGERPVAGTGNRASGHDSAVPADAAPASTALPRW, translated from the coding sequence ATGGAGTCCACGAGAGCTCTGGCCACCGAGGCCGTGCACGCCGGCCGCGACGACCTCGCCCGGCAGGGGCTGCACGCCCCGCCCATCGACCTGTCGACCACCTACCCCTCGTACGACAGCCGGGGCGAGGCGGCCCGCATCGACGCGTTCGCCACCACCGGCGCCGAGCCCGACGGCCCGCCCGTCTACGGTCGGCTCGGCAACCCGACGGTCGCCCGCTTCGAGACCGCGCTCGCCCGCCTGGAGGGCACCGAGTCCGCGGTCGCCTTCGCCAGCGGAATGGCCGCGCTGAGCGCGGTCCTGCTCGTACGCGCCTCGCTGGGCCTGCGGCACGTCGTCGCCGTACGCCCCCTGTACGGCTGCAGCGACCACCTGCTCACCGCGGGACTGCTCGGCTCCGAGGTGACCTGGACCGACCCGGCCGGCATCGCCGACGCCCTGCGCCCGGACACCGGGCTGGTGATGGTGGAGTCCCCGGCCAACCCGACCCTCGCCGAGGTCGACCTGCGCGCGGTCGCCCACGCGTGCGGCTCGGTCCCGCTCCTGGCGGACAACACCTTCGCCACGCCCGTCCTCCAGCGCCCCGCCGGACTCGGGGCGCGGCTGGTACTGCACAGCGCCACCAAGTACCTCGGGGGACACGGCGACGTGATGGCGGGCGTGATCGCCTGCGACGAGGAGTTCGCCGGCCGGCTGCGCCAGGTCCGCTTCGCCACCGGCGGCGTCCTGCACCCGCTCGCCGGCTACCTGCTCCTGCGCGGTCTGTCGACCCTGCCGGTCCGCGTCCGCGCCGCCTCCGCCAACGCCGCCGAACTCGTCCGCCGCCTGTCCGCCGACCCGCGCGTCACCCGCGTCCACTATCCGCGCATCGGCGGCGCGATGATCGCCTTCGAGACGGCCGGCGACCCGCACGAGGTCATCGCCGCGGTCCGGCTGATCACTCCCGCGGTCAGCCTGGGCAGCGTCGACAGCCTCATTCAGCACCCGGCGTCGATCAGCCACCGCATCGTGGACGCCGACGACCGCCGCGGGGCGGGGGTCGGCGACCGGCTGCTGCGGATGTCGGTGGGCCTCGAGGACGTGGACGACCTGTGGGCCGACCTGGACCACGCGCTGGGGGAACGTCCCGTGGCGGGCACGGGAAACCGCGCGAGCGGGCACGACTCCGCCGTCCCCGCCGACGCGGCCCCGGCCTCTACGGCGCTTCCGCGTTGGTGA
- a CDS encoding Lrp/AsnC family transcriptional regulator, with amino-acid sequence MAESVVLDPVDLHLLRLLQNDARTTYRDLAAQVGVAASTCLDRVTRLRRCGVILGHQLRLDPAKLGRGLEALLSVQVRPHRRELVGPFVERIRALPESRTVFHLTGPDDYLVHVAVADMTDLQRLVLDEFTSRREVARVETRLIFQQWDCGPLLPPSPSAQSG; translated from the coding sequence ATGGCCGAATCTGTCGTACTGGATCCGGTGGACCTCCATCTTCTGCGCCTGCTGCAGAACGACGCCCGGACCACCTACCGTGACCTCGCCGCGCAGGTGGGTGTCGCGGCCTCGACGTGCCTGGACCGCGTGACGCGGCTGCGTCGCTGCGGGGTGATCCTCGGACACCAGCTGCGGCTCGATCCGGCCAAGCTCGGCCGAGGACTTGAGGCCCTGCTGTCGGTGCAGGTCAGGCCGCATCGACGGGAACTGGTGGGACCGTTCGTGGAGCGCATCCGGGCGCTGCCGGAGTCCCGTACCGTCTTCCATCTGACCGGACCGGACGACTATCTCGTCCATGTGGCCGTCGCCGACATGACGGATCTGCAGCGTCTGGTGCTGGACGAGTTCACGTCCCGGCGGGAAGTGGCCCGTGTGGAGACGCGGCTGATCTTCCAGCAGTGGGACTGCGGGCCGCTGCTGCCGCCTTCGCCCTCGGCACAATCGGGGTGA